The following is a genomic window from Scleropages formosus chromosome 11, fSclFor1.1, whole genome shotgun sequence.
TGAAGAATTCCACCCATTCATTAAGTTCTTTGCTACCTTTGATGCAAAGGTGTGGATGCCtaatacagcacatttttccagttttcaccCGAAATCCAATACCGCCTGGCTTCATCTTTACCGTTTCCATGCTTTGTGTTGAACATATACACAGGTCCCATTTTGTAATTTCTTAAGAGATGTCATGTCTAAAAGCCCTGCCCTTTTCTACACTGATACCGTGCTTGCTCTGCCACCTTTCATCTAGATTGCCAAGAAACTGGACCTGACGATGAATGAGGTCGACTTCTATGAACCTTTCATGGACAGACCTGTCACAATACCTGGGAAGCCTTACATTGAGGCACAGCTTGTTGCTTTCATTGAAGACCATGACAGGttagatctatctatctatctatctatctatctatctatctatctatctatctatctatctacacaattctgtttgttttggattACAGGCCAACCCTGAGGAAACTGGAGCCCCATAGTATGTACGAGACCTGGGTAAGAGCCCTGCATATTCTACAGAAATCACCCATCACACACTGTAGGAAAAAACCTATATTAGAGCtataaaaactgcaataatatatgaaatagttgaagtttttttctgttttgctcatttttctctgaagcaatgGAATGAAGCAATCgtaaacttacaatgttaagtttttatactaagctactactttttttattttactggagcaattaagggttagtaccatgctcaagagcACTCCTGTAGGAGCAGGGATTGAAATGCACATCCTTTGCTTACAAGACATAACTGTTTTCCCTCCTGAATAAAAAATCATCACATGATCTCTCACAGCCATGCAGCTCTAAATGTTGCCAGTCCCCTGATAGCAACTACTGTTAATTGTGCCTTTTAATCCCTTCGTTGAGATCTGCTTGAGCATTGTACTACATTAAACTACATTCTTCTAACAGTTCATTCACAAATGTAAACCTTTTGTGCACCATAACATAATGGAGTATACATTCTAGGagagctgatagtgtagtggttaaagctgctccctttagaccccaaggttgcaggtttgagccctacttctggctgtagtactctagagcaaggtgcttattctaagtttctccagtaatattacccacctggacaaattggtaaataattgtaaattgctttggagaaaagtttcagctaaatgaatatgtgtaaTGTAAATTCAGTGTTAAACAAAATCAAGCTGTTTCACAATGGTATATCCCTTCCTCAGGAAGATGACATTAATGGCCAGCACATTGTTGCCTTTGCTGAAGAGGATGATCCAGGTGGAGTTGCAAACTGTATTCATTGCACTCATTTTCAGACTTGACTAACTCAAGAGTTTGTAAACACCACCACAATAACATCATAAGAAATTACAATTTATAAATTATCAGGATGGTCTGGGGATTCTGGGAAATATGTTGTGACTTTATTTTGACTCCTTGTTATTTGTGCTATTTAACTAAATAAATCCCTATTTGCCATGTCAGCAAAtctttgtaaatatgtttaaatgtcaaaaaaatctgttgttttttcattatctAGATGGTTATGAGTTTCTGGAGATTCTAATGGAAGTGGCGAAGGAGAACACAGACAACCCCGATCTCAGTATCATATGGATTGACCCTGATGATTTTCCTTTAGTAAGTTTCTTTCGataccacatacacacacacactttctgaaccgcttgtcccattcggggtcgtggggagccagagcctaacccggcaactcagggcgcaaggctagaagggaggggacacacccaggacaggacgccggtccgtcacaaggtaccccaagtgggactcaaaccccagccccactgcagagcaaaacccggtccaacccactgcgccactgcaccccctctcttTCAATACTAAAACATAGGTATAATGACCTAACAcaacagctgattttttttttttttttaatggaaaaaacacacgCTTGTCACAGCACCTATGGTTGAGCTTTCTGCCCcataaatgaacagaaaaagtaaaactatTTGTATTGAGATATAGATGACATAGATGAACAATGCTGGAAAGTCATTATAATGTACCTTCTTAACACAATAACCTTTGGAAAAGGATATAAATAcaacgggggcgtggtggcgcagtgggttggactgcagtcctgctctccggtgggtctggggttcgagtcccgcttggggtgccttgtgacggactggcgtcccgtcctgggtgtgtcccctccccctccggccttacgccctgtgttgccgggtaggctccggttccccgtgaccccgtgtgggacaagcggttctgaaaatgtgtgtgtgtgtgtgtataaatacaacTTGATTTTGCTCATTTACTGTAGAGTGTGACCCATTTTACCAAGAGTCATGTGAACCTGAGTTGGATTATTGATagaaagatatatatatatacacacatatatatttacatatatatatatatatatatatatatatatatatgtaaatatgtgtgtgtttgtaaatgcaaatgtatccAGGCGGCTTGTTTTCATGCTCTTTGTTGTTTCCCACCTTTTATCTCTTTCAGCTTGTTCCTTACTGGGAGAAGACTTTTGACATCGACCTGTCTTCCCCTCAGATTGGTGTTATTGATGTTGAAGATGTAAGTCAGATTTGTTCTCTTGGTGTGGTATTGCTACTGCATGAAGGTCAAAGAGGTGTATGAGGTGACTGTTAGTATACTAATGCAGGACTAAGGCTGAGGTTGTAGAGTGCTAAAACTACTTGGTCCTGGATGGACAATTGATTAAAGTGTCTCAGATCCAGCTCTCTTCTTTTACTTCTTCAGGCTGACAGTGTGTGGCTGGccatggatgatgatgatgacatgcCAACAGGAGATGAGTTAGAGGAGTGGATTGAAGATGTTATAGAAGGCAGGATAGTTcccgatgatgatgatgacgatgatgacgatAACGACGATGAcgaagatgaggatgatgacAACAACGATAATGATGAATAAACCCATGTAGCCATCTATTAAGTTTCTATCCAAAGGCTGTTTTAAGTCCAGCTCATCACTTTAACTTTCTTGATCTGGCATCGTCAGCACACACCCTCTTGTTatctttatttaaacatttttttttttgctcttactCACTATGACACCAAAGTGCTGTCCTGTCCAAAGAAGCACCTCCTAATCCCTTGATCACTCTTTACTCAGGCCTTAATCATAAAACCATCTCATTTTAGAATTTGCagatttcagttaaaaaaaataccttcttatatgttacattttgttataCTTTATGCACTTTTCTCAACAGAATTACTTCTATTGTAATCAGGAATATCtttaaaaaagccaaatacagaCTCAGCTTTCTGAGATGGTGCTGATGCACTGATTTCAATGCAGAAAATATGGTAAACAAAAGGTCTCTGTCATTAACAATAAAGGATTTTCCCCATTCATTTTGGAATAGCcatgaaa
Proteins encoded in this region:
- the LOC108941091 gene encoding calsequestrin-1-like isoform X2, encoding MKLCLLILGVILTLGRLSWGEVGLEIPQYDGRDRVHDLNAKNFRSVMEKYDVMVIYYHQHVRDSKAAEKQFEMEELALELAAQVLDDLDDEDIGFGLIDEKTDSDVARNLGLDEVESIYIFYDNEIIEYDGELAADTLVEFLYDVIEDPVEIIYNERELKGFHNIEEDIKLVGYFKNEKSPHFVEYNDAAEEFHPFIKFFATFDAKIAKKLDLTMNEVDFYEPFMDRPVTIPGKPYIEAQLVAFIEDHDRPTLRKLEPHSMYETWEDDINGQHIVAFAEEDDPDGYEFLEILMEVAKENTDNPDLSIIWIDPDDFPLLVPYWEKTFDIDLSSPQIGVIDVEDADSVWLAMDDDDDMPTGDELEEWIEDVIEGRIVPDDDDDDDDDNDDDEDEDDDNNDNDE
- the LOC108941091 gene encoding calsequestrin-1-like isoform X1, translating into MKLCLLILGVILTLGRLSWGEVGLEIPQYDGRDRVHDLNAKNFRSVMEKYDVMVIYYHQHVRDSKAAEKQFEMEELALELLTSPAALTYQLAAQVLDDLDDEDIGFGLIDEKTDSDVARNLGLDEVESIYIFYDNEIIEYDGELAADTLVEFLYDVIEDPVEIIYNERELKGFHNIEEDIKLVGYFKNEKSPHFVEYNDAAEEFHPFIKFFATFDAKIAKKLDLTMNEVDFYEPFMDRPVTIPGKPYIEAQLVAFIEDHDRPTLRKLEPHSMYETWEDDINGQHIVAFAEEDDPDGYEFLEILMEVAKENTDNPDLSIIWIDPDDFPLLVPYWEKTFDIDLSSPQIGVIDVEDADSVWLAMDDDDDMPTGDELEEWIEDVIEGRIVPDDDDDDDDDNDDDEDEDDDNNDNDE